In one Myripristis murdjan chromosome 5, fMyrMur1.1, whole genome shotgun sequence genomic region, the following are encoded:
- the pde12 gene encoding 2',5'-phosphodiesterase 12: protein MLSHLSAACRLFPRRLLLSASPRTLRLSRPPGGMEPVAVRCLPGEAKLTISLRLQGSQRHMLREQDEPLGRALARISNSLAKSQGKKAKKSREQPPSEAAEPAVVKLFFGGEEVAEDAVNAEAWRDGAVLQVGEVRYSVLRNPPSFTTAELPASLLAGFPVCPKLEVEFGSLQDSEFTWFKESRPDSSEGGGTIPTEEGGWTEVQSGRVYVPTNQDIGSRLKLCCTPGDGTRCGPTKELVSMGTVEAGPGTCLFDNRHPYTAKEAEPGAVRVVTYNILADVYAQTELSRTVLYPYCAPYALQLDYRQNLIKKELAGYNADIICLQEVDRGVFLDSLGPALDAFGLDGVFRIKEKQHEGLATFFRRSKLKLLSRHDITVSEALTSDPAHSRLLHSVSANQILKDKILQRSTTVQVSVLEHLAEPCRRICVANTHLYWHPKGSNVRLIQLGVALQHLSHVISEFAPGAALIFCGDFNSIPDSGVVQLLVQSQVEEEHADWLSGGPEESCRLRLESPLPPLQSACGRPLYTNYVGGFSGCLDYIFLQPDAMQVQQVIPLPSHQEVTACQALPSVAHPSDHIALVCDLSWKHDV from the exons ATGTTGAGCCACCTGTCCGCTGCCTGCAGACTGTTCCCCCGCCGCCTGCTGCTGTCCGCCTCGCCCCGGACCCTCCGCCTGTCCCGCCCGCCGGGCGGCATGGAGCCGGTCGCGGTGCGCTGCCTGCCCGGCGAGGCCAAGCTGACCATCTCGCTCCGGCTGCAGGGCAGCCAGAGGCACATGCTGCGGGAGCAGGACGAGCCGCTGGGCCGGGCGCTGGCCCGCATCTCCAACAGCCTCGCCAAGAGCCAGGGGAAGAAGGCCAAGAAGAGCCGGGAGCAGCCGCCGAGCGAGGCCGCGGAGCCCGCCGTGGTCAAGCTGTTCTTCGGCGGGGAGGAGGTGGCGGAGGACGCGGTGAACGCGGAGGCCTGGCGGGACGGAGCCGTGCTGCAGGTCGGGGAGGTCCGCTACTCCGTGCTCCGGAACCCGCCCAGCTTCACCACCGCCGAGCTGCCGGCCTCCCTGCTGGCCGGCTTCCCCGTCTGCCCCAAGCTGGAGGTGGAGTTCGGCAGCCTGCAGGACTCCGAGTTCACCTGGTTCAAAGAGAGCAGGCCGGACAG CTCTGAAGGAGGCGGGACCATCCCGACGGAGGAAGGTGGTTGGACGGAGGTCCAAAGTGGGCGTGTCTACGTCCCGACCAATCAGGACATCGGCTCCAGACTGAAGCTCTGCTGCACGCCCGGGGACGGGACGCGGTGCGGCCCCACCAAAGAGCTGGTTTCCATGGGAACGGTGGAGGCCGGCCCGGGAACGTGCCTGTTTGACAACCGGCACCCGTACACCGCCAAGGAGGCGGAGCCTGGCGCGGTCCGGGTGGTGACCTACAACATCCTGGCGGACGTGTACGCCCAGACGGAGCTGTCCCGCACGGTGCTGTACCCCTACTGCGCCCCCTACGCCCTGCAGCTGGACTACCGGCAGAACCTGATCAAGAAGGAGCTGGCGGGCTACAACGCCGACATCATCTGCCTGCAGGAGGTCGACAGAG GTGTCTTCCTGGACAGTCTGGGTCCGGCCCTGGACGCCTTCGGCCTGGACGGCGTCTTCAGGATCAAGGAGAAGCAGCACGAAGGCCTCGCCACGTTCTTCCGCAG GTCGAAGCTGAAGCTGCTGAGTCGTCATGACATCACGGTGAGCGAggcgctgacctctgaccccgcccACTCCCGCCTGCTGCACAGCGTCTCCGCCAACCAGATCCTGAAGGACAAGATCCTGCAGAGATCCACCACCGtgcag GTGAGTGTGTTGGAGCACCTGGCCGAGCCGTGCAGGAGGATCTGTGTGGCCAACACTCACCTGTACTGGCACCCTAAAG GGTCCAACGTGCGCCTCATCCAGCTGGGCGTGGCTCTGCAGCACCTGAGTCATGTGATCAGCGAGTTTGCACCTGGAGCCGCCCTGATCTTCTGTGGGGACTTTAACTCCATCCCCGACTCAG gtgtggTCCAGCTGCTGGTCCAGTctcaggtggaggaggagcatGCAGACTGGCTCAGTGGAGGTCCAGAGGAGTCCTGCAGGCTGCGTCTGGAGTCGCCCCTCCCCCCCCTGCAGAGCGCCTGCGGTCGCCCGCTCTACACAAACTACGTGGGCGGCTTCAGCGGCTGCCTGGACTACATCTTCCTGCAGCCCGACGCCATGCAG